In Gossypium raimondii isolate GPD5lz chromosome 12, ASM2569854v1, whole genome shotgun sequence, a single window of DNA contains:
- the LOC105765389 gene encoding membrane protein of ER body-like protein isoform X2, whose translation MDMVVEPQQQLDTELVNKSSWLNQEDEEEEEVGVNLLTRHSSSSHPPLNGVGAGDEFEPEPEPVPVSAPTSGTTSESSDQEEEDKGGVRNEEMRGEKGDGNSIYYDKIEGTWKCRHCNWTHQNGSPSIVDIESHEGYFHKAMNTKTLNQWGPCFSLETKGAESINETYEMQSEITKTLTMEVSHQTVRNVEDQKGFGLSPAPVEHLHEEANGSFKHFEKEAKVDANVDLNGEIREDLYCPNGSFKNIEEETKDANIDLIGEIEEDLMDLDVEGVLEKQNTHDLYCPKCNSCITKRVILVRRKPKVSIRHKPKRGKKPDLIPTSAGFIVSGDTPEIHSDPSPAAAPDEQDASREQEQEAFSCLSCFSLFIPIGNGCFKIFQFFRGGRQTEHTQSPQEIRQREHSESTEGTNLSENNLSPQGTNLSENTPSPSEINSEGKTQSPLEISPEGKTQSPQGISQNEYPETPQLISGNDDTQSPQKRSHDANMSSPQCINNNEDAQKPQDIIWNGGTQSPQKKNRDANMSSPQHINPNEDAQKARDINRNEDTQSPQKISRNENAQNPQDVNQNDSKQRPQKIPTEKTNWILSIFGYYKSKGEYPPVQAGHAVSVQSAAVPTPSVINGEHIDATAIKLKEPGISDIFSSTDSSLLGKLKGESTVQKPDADLFQRNIGENDIKDIETGLLEPLLHPSVEVPPSSQTITETEYRGTDAGEVREWEILKSIVYGGLIESITSLGVVSSAAGAGAGTLNVLALGVANLIGGLIVICHNLRELKNDQPRASDVEEDRYQVLLGRRQNFKLHAFVAILSFLIFGLVPPVVYGFSFRNSDDKDFKLAAMAGASLICIILLALGKGHVRKPNRAYFRTVFYYVSLGITASGISYVVGQLLKKLAEQLGLFDSSSTVSMPFLETIPMEMGRASY comes from the exons ATGGACATGGTGGTGGAACCACAACAGCAACTTGACACAGAGTTAGTCAATAAGAGTTCGTGGCTAAACCAAgaggatgaagaagaagaagaggtgGGTGTGAACCTGTTAACAAGGCACTCTAGCTCAAGCCATCCACCGCTCAATGGAGTCGGAGCTGGGGATGAGTTTGAGCCTGAGCCTGAGCCTGTCCCTGTCTCCGCCCCTACCAGTGGAACCACAAGTGAAAGCTCTGACCAAGAGGAGGAAGACAAAGGCGGTGTTCGAAATGAAGAGATGCGTGGTGAGAAGGGAGATGGAAACAGCATTTACTATGACAAAATTGAAG GAACATGGAAATGTCGCCATTGCAATTGGACCCATCAAAATGGAAGTCCTTCTATAGTTGATATCGAGAGTCATGAGGGGTACTTCCACAAGGCAATGAATACAAAAACGTTAAACCAGTGGGGACCCTGTTTTAGTTTAGAAACTAAAG GCGCTGAATCCATCAATGAAACTTATGAAATGCAATCTGAAATTACAAAAACCTTGACCATGGAAGTCAGTCATCAAACGGTGAGAAATGTAGAGGATCAGAAAGGCTTTGGTTTGAGCCCTGCCCCGGTTGAACATTTACATGAAGAAGCAAATGGAAGCTTCAAGCATTTTGAAAAAGAGGCCAAAGTAGATGCCAATGTTGACTTAAATGGAGAAATCAGAGAGGATTTGTACTGTCCAAATGGAAGTTTCAAGAACATTGAGGAAGAGACCAAAGATGCTAACATTGACTTAATCGGAGAAATCGAAGAGGATTTGATGGACTTAGATGTTGAAGGGGTTTTAGAGAAACAAAATACACATGATTTGTACTGTCCAAAATGCAATTCTTGTATTACAAAAAGGGTGATCCTTGTTAGAAGAAAACCTAAAGTTTCAATACGCCACAAACCAAAGCGTGGCAAAAAGCCGGATCTGATTCCTACTTCTGCAGGTTTTATTGTCAGTGGTGACACGCCTGAAATACATTCAGATCCTAGTCCAGCAGCAGCACCTGACGAGCAAGATGCCAGTAGAGAACAAGAACAAGAAGCATTCAGCTGCTTATCATGCTTCAGCCTTTTCATTCCTATAG GAAATGGTTGTTTCAAGATCTTTCAGTTCTTCAGAGGGGGGAGACAGACTGAACACACCCAAAGTCCACAAGAGATAAGGCAGAGGGAACACTCAGAAAGTACCGAAGGAACCAACCTGAGTGAAAACAATCTAAGTCCACAAGGAACAAACCTGAGTGAGAACACACCAAGTCCTTCAGAGATTAACTCGGAGGGAAAAACACAAAGTCCTCTAGAGATAAGCCCAGAGGGGAAAACACAAAGTCCTCAAGGTATTAGCCAGAACGAGTACCCAGAAACTCCTCAACTGATAAGCGGCAATGATGACACACAAAGTCCTCAGAAGAGAAGCCATGATGCAAACATGAGTAGTCCTCAATGTATAAACAATAATGAAGATGCACAAAAACCTCAAGATATAATCTGGAATGGAGGTACACAAAGTCCTCAAAAGAAAAACCGCGATGCAAACATGAGTAGTCCTCAACATATAAATCCTAATGAAGATGCACAGAAAGCTCGAGATATAAACCGGAATGAAGATACACAGAGTCCTCAAAAGATAAGCCGCAATGAAAATGCACAGAATCCACAAGATGTAAACCAGAATGACAGCAAGCAAAGACCTCAAAAGATACCTACAGAGAAAACAAATTGGATTTTATCGATTTTTGGATATTATAAGAGCAAAGGAG AATATCCACCTGTTCAAGCTGGTCATGCTGTATCAGTGCAAAGTGCTGCAGTGCCAACCCCATCAGTTATCAACGGTGAACATATAGATGCGACAGCTATAAAACTCAAAGAACCTGGAATAAGTGACATATTTTCTTCGACAGACAGCTCTCTACTTGGCAAGCTGAAAGGTGAATCTACTGTGCAGAAGCCAGATGCTGACTTGTTTCAGAGAAATATTG GTGAGAATGACATAAAGGATATTGAAACTGGGTTACTCGAGCCATTATTACATCCCAGTGTGGAAGTGCCACCTTCGTCTCAAACAATAACAGAAACTGAATATAGAGGTACTGATGCTGGTGAAGTTCGTGAATGGGAAATTCTGAAAAGTATCGTCTATGGTGGATTAATTGAATCAATCACAAGTTTAGGGGTTGTGTCTTCTGCAGCCGGTGCTGGTGCCGGTACAT TGAATGTTTTGGCTTTGGGAGTGGCAAATCTGATTGGAGGACTTATCGTCATTTGTCATAAT CTTAGGGAACTGAAAAATGACCAACCTCGAGCTTCTGATGTTGAGGAAGATCGGTACCAAGTGCTGTTAGGACGGAGACAGAATTTCAAACTGCATGCATTTGTAGCTATTTTATCATTCCTCATATTTGGCTTGGTTCCTCCTGTCGTCTATGGCTTCTCGTTTCGCAATAGCGATGATAAAGACTTCAAGCTAGCAGCAATGGCCGGTGCTTCTCTAATATGCATCATTTTGCTTGCACTAGGGAAAGGTCATGTTAGAAAACCAAACCGAGCTTATTTCCGAACTGTATTTTATTACGTCAGCCTTGGGATAACGGCGTCTGGCATCTCATACGTAGTTGGTCAACTGTTGAAAAAACTCGCCGAGCAGCTCGGTTTGTTTGACTCGAGTTCAACTGTCAGCATGCCGTTTTTGGAGACGATACCAATGGAGATGGGAAGGGCATCCTATTGA